CCGCTCTGCTTGCCCTGCGCCGTCACGCGTTGGGTGACGAGGTTGCCCGCGACATTCGCACGGCCGCAACCGGCGAGGGTCACGGCAGCGACCAGGAGCACGAGCGAGCGATGGGACATGATGAACCTCAATCGGGTCACATTGGTGGAGCGGTGAAGGGAATATCCCTGGCGCAGCCTGGCCCCTTGCTGAGGTGAGATGAAATAAGAGCTAAATTTAATGCGTTAATAAACTTTCGGGCCGGTGGGGGCCCGCTTCAGGCGGGGCGGGAATGGGTCGAAGATCCGTGAGGGGCCTCGAGTGGGCGCCTCTCGAACAACGTGATCCGGATTCCTGAGCCGAAGTCAGCGCGGATGCTAGATTCGGGGGGCAACGGATGAGCTGGAGCGATCGCCCGTGCGGATTTGGTTCGCGTGTTTCATTTACACCTTGGTGAGCTGGCTGTCTGGAGCGGCCCTCGCCGACACGGTGGCAGACAAGCCTCGCTTGGCCGTGGCGATCGCCGGAGCGCCCGCCCCCTTTCTGACGAGCCTGGGCACGAAGTTGACCGCCACTCGGCGATTCGTGGTGGTGGATGGCCCGGCCGCCAAGGCCAAGCTCAAAGGCGTGCCCCTGAACGCCGACCTCACGCTCGAAAATGCCAGGAAAGCCCGCACTGCGGCCAACATCGAGCTGCTGGTCGATGGCAAATACGAGAACGCTGGCAACCAACTTCGGGTCACCGTGCGGCTATTCGATTTCAGAACCGGGGAATTCAGCCGTGATCTTGGATTGCTGGGCGAGGGCAGTGCGGCTGAGACCCTGGCCGACCAGCTCGTGAGCTTCATCCGGCACGCAGACCCGTTGCGCTGTCGGGTGAAGGACATCGACGAAGACCAGATCATTCTGGACCTCGGCGAAGTGGATGGCGTCAGGCCGGGCTCCTTGTGGCGAGTTTTCCGTTTTCCCGGCAACGTGAAGCCGAAAGAACTCGGAACCCTTCGCGTCACGACCGTCCAGCCTTTCGCGGCACGTGCCGAGGCCGAGCAGGTGGCTCCCGGCACGGTGTTCGAGCGGGGTGATGTCCTGGTCGAGCAGACGTCGGGCCTCTTATTCCCCTAGAAAAACCGCCCCTGATTCAGGGGCGGTTTCCAGTCATTTGCCGTGAGTGTTCTGATCGGGCGCACCTCCCTGAGGCAGCTCAGGCCAGCCCGAGTGCCTCCAGGGTGGCTGGGGTGGGCTCACCGTCCGCCGGCAAGCCGTTGGACGCCTGAAAACGAGCCACGGCGAACTTCGTGTAGGGGCCGTAGTCGCCGTCCATCATCCCGCCGTAGAACCCGTGTTCCGAGAGACGTTGCTGAAACATCGCGATGGTGATGATCGGGCGGCCCGCCTGGGCAGCCGCCGGCGCCTCAGCGATCGGGGCAGCGGCGGTCGCTACCTGCGGGCTCTCCGGCGCTGCCGGCGCGGCTTGCTCTGTTAGGGACGGCTTCACCGCCGTCTCAGACGCTTGGGCCTCAGGAGCCTTCCCGGAACGTCGGCTGGTTTCCTTTACCTGCTTGGGGGACGTCGTATCGTTCGACCGCTTGGCGGTTTTTTTCTTGGTTGTCATGCGATTCCCTTTCAACGGATGGCCGTCTGTTTTCGGCTGCGTTTCCGCTCGCCGCCACAAGGACGGCCGGCTGGTTCCATAGCCCCAATCCTAATGAGGAAAGCCGGATGTTGGGCGTGACCGCGACCACAGGCCCTCCTGTGCATCGCGGGGGCGGGTTTCGTGCCGGAGTCAGTTTCGGCTCCACCTTCCAATCTTTCGTTCTCGCTCTCGCGGTCTCCGCTGGTGGGCGATTTGACATACAATTCAAGCTGCCCTGGTTTCCCCATCTGTCTGCCTGCCGGTAGAACGTCGTGCCGCAAGGAGCTACCCGTGAAGTTTTTTTTGGATACCGCCAACGTTGAAGAGATTCGCAAGGCTGTGGCCTGGGGCCAGGTGGATGGCGTCACGACCAATCCCACCCTGGTCGCAAAAGAAGGACGGGACTTCAAGCAAGTGGTGTTGGAAATCTGCTCCATCACCACGGGCCCCGTCAGCGCAGAGGTGATCGGTCTGGATTTCGATTCGATGATTCGCGAGGCGCGCGAATACGCCCAATGGGCACCGAATGTGGTCGTCAAGATTCCCATGACTGAGGCTGGGATGCAGGCGGTGAGCGTGTGCGCCAAGGAAGGCATCAAGACCAACGTGACCCTGGTCTTCTCGGCCAATCAAGCCTTGCTGGCGGCGCGCGCCGGCGCGACCTACGTGAGTCCGTTCGTGGGGCGGCTCGATGACCTCGGGCAAGAGGGAATGACGCTCATCGAGGAGATTCTCGATATCTATTCCAACTATGGATATGAAACGCAGGTGCTCGTTGCGAGCGTGAGGCACCCCGTTCACGTGACGCAGGCGGCCCGCCTCGGAGCACACGTGGCGACCATGCCGTTCAAGGTGCTCCAGCAAATGTTCAAACATCCTCTAACCGATTCAGGCATTGAGCGCTTTTTGGCTGATTGGGCGGCGCTTTCGGTGTGAGATGGAACGGCCGATGGGCCGGGCACGTCTTCACAGAACGCGTTGACACCAATCCTAATTTTCGTTTAAATTAAATAGAAGGTTTGCTTGTTTGTACGGCGTCGCGCAGGTGCGGACTCGCGTCTGCCGCTTTTTGACCACCCCCTTGGCCGGTTGTACGATGCTCGAAAGGTGTGATTTTCCTCACGCCTTCTTGCAGGATCGACATCGTCGGTTGCTTGCAAACAAGACCTCGCAAGACCGGTCCTTTTCGTTAGCACGCATCGGGTCCGTTTCGTAGTACTAGAAGTTTCGGAGGAAGCGTCTTGGTCGAGCTCAAGCCGACTCATACTTCCCGGCGGGAGCCCTTCGAGATTCCTGCTTACGTGGTGAATTCGCCTCGTGTTCGTCCTCATGCTTACCAGGCTCCGCGACTGGCAAGGACGTCTCTGAAGGATCTTCAAGCGCCTTGGCCCTCGCGCAGGGGATGGTTCCTGCAGGGATGGGGGCCCTTGTCCTCGACCCGGCGCCCGCGCCTGGCGGACGGAGGAGAGTCTGTTGGGCTGGTGCGCGTTCGTGCCGCCCGTCAGGGCTATCGTGAGGCGCTGGCAACCTCGCAAGGGTCTCCACGTGGCCTTGCCGTGGTGGCTTCACTGCTCCTGGCCGCCTCGCTGGGCGTGGCCTTTGGTGGCTCGCTGCCCCAGTTCTCGTCTCCAGACCGGAAGCCTACCGTTCCGGCCAGCACCTTGATTGCATCTCAGAACCTGCAGGCCAAACTCCCTTTGATTGAAGCCAGTGTGCGCGGCTCCGGTAGCCCACTGGAGTACGGCCGTCGGGCAACCAATCTGGTCTACGTCGTTCGGAGTGGGGACGACTTCACCGCCGTGGCGACTCGGTTCGGTCTGCGCGCCCGGACGGTTCGCCTGGTCAATCGTCTTCCCGCCGGGGCACGTCTGCTGCCCGGGCAACGTCTCATCATCACGCCGACGGATGGGGCGTATCATCGGGCCGAAGCAGGGGAGACAGGGGTTGAACTGGCCGAGCGCTACCGCGTCAGCCTGTCCGATTTGCAGGCGCAAAACCCGGGGCTGTCGGATGGGCGCCTCAATCCGAACCAGCCGGTTTTTATTCCGGGAGCGACCGAGATTCGCCTTCGCCCGAAACCTGTAGCGCCCCTTCGCGGCTATCGCACGGGTGGTGGTCTTGCCAAGCGCTTGAGTGTGTCACGGAGTTTGGTCGGCGCATTCGGTAGCCGGGTCGGGGCATTGGCCTGGCCTGCCAGCGGTCAGATGTCCTCCCCATTTGGCATTCGTGGCTATGCCTTTCATCCAGGCATTGACATCTGTAATGCCGTGGGGACCCCCATCCACGCTGCCAAAGAAGGCGTGGTGGTCTCCGCCGGCTGGATGGGGGCTTATGGCTACGCCGTCGACGTGGACCATGGGGGCGGCGTGGTGACGCGCTACGGGCACTGCTCTCGGGTTGTGGTATCGGCTGGGGAGCACATCGCTGCCGGTCAAATGGTGGCTCGGATGGGCAGCACGGGACGCTCCACGGGGCCGCATCTCCACTTCGAGGTTCGCATCCACGGACGCGCCGTGAACCCGGCCAGCTTTTTCTAATTGCCCCTGTCTCGCTGAGTCAGGGCGTACGCCCCACCGTCCTCGTTGCTGTTGCGTGAGGCCCTGGGCTGATTGGAGGCTCCGCGTGCTCAATGGGACGGCTCGCTGCTTGGATGGCAAACGCCTGGCCGGAGAGTGGCGGGCGCGGATCAAAGCGCGCATCGATGGCTTGGCACCGGGGCTTCGGGTGCCCTGCTTGGCAGTGGTCCAGGTGGGAGAGGACCCCGCCTCCCAGGTCTATGTCCGCAACAAACGCCGTGCCTGTCGCGAGGTCGGAATTCATTCGATTGGCATCGAGCTCGATGCCTCCACCAAGCTGGCTGATTTGACTGCGCATTTGCAGGCTTTGAATGACGATCCAGGGGTGGATGGTATCCTGCTGCAACTTCCACTGCCCCCCGGGATCGATGACGTCACACGGGTCGGCTTGATTCTTCCTGAGAAGGACGTGGATGGGTTTCATCCCTTGAATGTGGGGAGACTGGTCCTGGGGCATCCTGGTTTGCCCGCTTGCACACCGGCGGGGATCATGGCATTGCTCCAACACCATCAGATTGCTTTGGCTGGCAAACGGGCTGTCGTGCTGGGGCGTAGCGCCATTGTCGGCAAGCCCCTGGCCAGTTTGCTCTTGAATGCAGATGCCACCGTCACGGTGGCGCATTCGCGCACCTCCTCGCTTGAATCGCTCACCCGCGAAGCGGAGATTCTTCTTGTGGCCGTTGGAAGGCCAGGATTCGTCACCCCGGAGATGGTTCGCCCAGGGGTGGTGGTGGTGGATGTCGGGATCCATCGCGGTGCGGATGGGTCACTGGTGGGTGACGTATCGCCTGAGGTGGCTGACGTGGCCTCCTGGATCACCCCGGTTCCCGGCGGAGTGGGGCCGATGACGATCGCCGCGTTGCTGGAAAATACCTGGCAAGCGTTTGCGGCTCGTTTTGGAATCTCGTGAAAAGCGGGGGCTTTGACAAGCCCCCGCTCTGAGCAACGAGCTGTTCTGACCGCGTGACAGCCTTCCGGCGAGGCGTCAGCGGGTGGCCTGTACTTCCAGCAAGGTTTTCTTGAGTGCTTCAATGGTGCCCGGTCCCACGTATTCGTTGATGGCCCAGGTGCCGTCCGCAAGCTTGTAGTTCTGGTGAATGCCTTGTTCTTGCTTGAAGCGGGTAATGGCCGATACGAAGGCGTCATCCATGACGGGGTTGCCGCTTGGGTCCCGCTCAATTTGGCCCGAGGTGTTTTGCTTGTAGAAACTTCCACTGCTGCTCAGCCCAGTCAGTGGGCGTCCGCTGGAGTCATTCACACGCAGTCGGCCGGCTTTGATCAGGATGTCCAGCGCTTGCTGGATCTGTTTCACACTGGCCCGTATCTGTTCCGTTTCGCTGGCCGACGCGGCCAGGCTCTCCATTCCTGGACCAAAGACCTTGCCACGGTAAGCGTTCTGATAGGCGTCCATCTCATCCAGAAATTGGGACACATTCGTTTTCAACTGGGGAGATGGGGCGGCATTGGCAGGAGCCAGTCCGAATTCCATCGCGAGTCGCACCGCGTCCACGTCGCTGATGTTGCGCTGGACTGCAGGGGGGGCAGGGATGTCTGGTCTGGGAATGACAGGGGCGACGGGCGGGGCCGCCGGTGGTGCTGGTGGCAAAGCGGGCACGGCGGGTGGCAAATTAGGCTGTGAGACGGGGGGCAGCGCAGGCGGCTGAGGACGTGGTGCGGGGGAGACCGGAGGGCTGGTCGGAGGCGGGGCTGCGGCTGGTTTCGCCGGAGGGAGTTTGAGGGTCTGGCCAGGTTGGATCAGGTTCGGATTGTCTCCAATGACGCCCCGGTTGAGCGCATAAATTTCGGGCCACCGAGTGGCATCCCCTAACTTTTCGCGGGCGATCTTCCAGAGGTAATCTCCAGCTACCACCGCATGCGTCTTCGAGGGCGCTGCATTGGCTTCTGGGAGGGTGCCCGCAACGGCCGGAGGCGCTGGGGTGGCGCTGGCTGCACCGGTTGGCTGCGCAAGAGGGGCGAGGGGAGGAGCGGTGATCGCGGTGGGGGCCGTAGCGCTGGGGCTGGGTGGTGAGGTCTCGGTGGCTTGAATGAGAGTTTCGAGTCGCTGATTCAGCTTCAACATCTCAGATTGGAGCGCTTGCAGTTCGCGTCTGACATCGGCGGCCGTCATGGTGCCCGGCGCAGTCGTACGGTTCTGCGTGGAGGCGGGGCTCAGGGTGACCTGATCGATGGTGGGGCTCGGATTGCCAGCGGGCAGTTGCGTCGAAGGGACGCCGGAAGGCGCTCCACTTGGAAGGGCGGATCGCCCGTTCAAAAGCACGTTGTAGGGCGTTGAAAGTGAGTCCGCCATGAAATCGTCTCCTCCACCACTGAATTCACCGGGTGATTACCAATTGTTATAGCGAGGTTTGGTTTCCTTCTTGTGTGGTTCCCTGGAGTTCTCTCCACCGAGCACGGTTCACGGAAGCGACCGTTTTCAGGGGTGGCCCATCCCTTAGGGTGGTGGCCCATCACCCGCTCGTTTTGGCCTGGTTTACGCCCGGGTCGAATTATCTTGAAGAATGGCACTCCTGATCGCGCTGACGATGTCGTCCGTCGGCGTTCCGGGACCGAACACGTGGTGGACTCCCACGTCTCGGAGGGCCTCGATGTCTTCCTGAGGAATGATGCCACCGCAGAACACCAGCATATCGGCAGCGCCTTCCGCGCGAAGTCCTTTGCAAATCTCCGGAACCAGGGTCATATGAGCGCCCGATAGGAGGCTCAGACCCACGGCGTCGACATCTTCTTGAATGGCCGCCCGCACGATGTCCTCGGGTCTTTGGTGTAAACCCGTGTAAATCACCTCCATGCCGGCGTCTCTCAGGGCACGCGCGACCACCTTGGCGCCGCGATCGTGACCATCCAGGCCGGGTTTTCCGATCAAAATTCGCAGGGGACGAGACATCGTGAGACCTCCTGGTTCAGTGG
The genomic region above belongs to Candidatus Sericytochromatia bacterium and contains:
- the folD gene encoding bifunctional methylenetetrahydrofolate dehydrogenase/methenyltetrahydrofolate cyclohydrolase FolD; the encoded protein is MLNGTARCLDGKRLAGEWRARIKARIDGLAPGLRVPCLAVVQVGEDPASQVYVRNKRRACREVGIHSIGIELDASTKLADLTAHLQALNDDPGVDGILLQLPLPPGIDDVTRVGLILPEKDVDGFHPLNVGRLVLGHPGLPACTPAGIMALLQHHQIALAGKRAVVLGRSAIVGKPLASLLLNADATVTVAHSRTSSLESLTREAEILLVAVGRPGFVTPEMVRPGVVVVDVGIHRGADGSLVGDVSPEVADVASWITPVPGGVGPMTIAALLENTWQAFAARFGIS
- a CDS encoding peptidoglycan-binding domain-containing protein, which codes for MKPSLTEQAAPAAPESPQVATAAAPIAEAPAAAQAGRPIITIAMFQQRLSEHGFYGGMMDGDYGPYTKFAVARFQASNGLPADGEPTPATLEALGLA
- a CDS encoding LysM peptidoglycan-binding domain-containing M23 family metallopeptidase, giving the protein MRVRAARQGYREALATSQGSPRGLAVVASLLLAASLGVAFGGSLPQFSSPDRKPTVPASTLIASQNLQAKLPLIEASVRGSGSPLEYGRRATNLVYVVRSGDDFTAVATRFGLRARTVRLVNRLPAGARLLPGQRLIITPTDGAYHRAEAGETGVELAERYRVSLSDLQAQNPGLSDGRLNPNQPVFIPGATEIRLRPKPVAPLRGYRTGGGLAKRLSVSRSLVGAFGSRVGALAWPASGQMSSPFGIRGYAFHPGIDICNAVGTPIHAAKEGVVVSAGWMGAYGYAVDVDHGGGVVTRYGHCSRVVVSAGEHIAAGQMVARMGSTGRSTGPHLHFEVRIHGRAVNPASFF
- the fsa gene encoding fructose-6-phosphate aldolase → MKFFLDTANVEEIRKAVAWGQVDGVTTNPTLVAKEGRDFKQVVLEICSITTGPVSAEVIGLDFDSMIREAREYAQWAPNVVVKIPMTEAGMQAVSVCAKEGIKTNVTLVFSANQALLAARAGATYVSPFVGRLDDLGQEGMTLIEEILDIYSNYGYETQVLVASVRHPVHVTQAARLGAHVATMPFKVLQQMFKHPLTDSGIERFLADWAALSV
- a CDS encoding cobalamin B12-binding domain-containing protein, translated to MSRPLRILIGKPGLDGHDRGAKVVARALRDAGMEVIYTGLHQRPEDIVRAAIQEDVDAVGLSLLSGAHMTLVPEICKGLRAEGAADMLVFCGGIIPQEDIEALRDVGVHHVFGPGTPTDDIVSAIRSAILQDNSTRA